The nucleotide window CGGCCAGCCGTCCGACCCGCCCTGGAATCGCCCAGGCGACGGCGGCCTCGGAGTGGCGCACCGGCGTCGTTCTCACGTAGGTGAGCGCGAGCGCCAGCAGGAGCAGGGTCCGATAGCTCGCCAGCGCGGGTGCGACGGCGTCCCCAAGGTCGAGCCACGGCGACCCGAACCGAGCCGCCTCGATGATCGGTCCGGCGGCCAGGAACGGCACGACCACGCGGACCTCGCGGAACGCCGTTCGCGGTCGGAGCCCGGCGGCCCCGAGTACGCCGAGCACGAGGACCGTGAGCACGAGCAGTCCGAGAGGCGTCGTATGCACGAACGCCGCGGCGACGAACGCGACCTGGACCCCGAGCTTCGTCCGGGGGTCGAGCCGGTGGACGAGCGTCTCGCCGGAGGCGTAGGCGAGCATCAATCCGGGACGCGGACCGGGAGGTCCGCGAGCGCGTCGCGCACCTCGGCGGGCGGGCCGTCGACGGTGACCCGGCCGTTCGAGAGCACGACGAGTCTGTCCGCGCGGTCGAACACGTCGCGGAGGTCGTGGGTGACGACGACGACGCCCGTTCCTCCGGCCCGGAGGTCGTCGAGGCGCGAGAGGACGGAACGACGGGCCGGTTCGTCCAGCCCCGTGAACGGCTCGTCGAGCACGAGGTGGTTGGGGTGCATCGCGAGCGCACCGGCGATGGCGACTCGCTCGCGCTCGCCGCCGGAGAGCCGGTCGACGCGCTCGTCCTCGCGGCCCGACAGCCCGACCGCCTCCAGCGCGTCCGCGACGCGGGCGTCGATCTCGGCACGCGGGAGCCCCAGGTTCTCCGGGCCGAACGCCACGTCCGCGCCGACGGTCGCCGCGACGAACGAGTCGCGAGGGTCCTGGAACACCATCCCCACGGCGGTTCGGGCGGCGACGAGGTCCGAGCCCACGGCCGTCCCGTCCACGACGACCTCGCCCTCGTCGGGCGCGAGGAGGCCGTTGAAGTGCCGGACGAGCGTCGTCTTCCCCGAGCCGTTGGCGCCGGCGAGGACGAGGAACTCGCCGTCCGGGATCGACAGGGAGACGTCGTCGAGCGCGACCGCGCCGCCGTAGCGGTGGGTCACACCGCGGACCGAGATCATCTACCGGGCGACCACGGCGTCGCTCCGGACGACGCCGATCGTCGCGGCCATCTTGACGAGTTCGGCCGGGACGAACGGGACGGCGGCCGCGAGGAGCGCCGTGACGAGCCCCACGTCGCCGACGACGGCGTACCCTACTGTGCCGAACGTGTAGACGACGAGCGTGGCCGCAACCATCCCGCCGACGAGGCGGGGGAGTCCGACCTCGGCGGGATCGACGAGGTCGCCGACGCCGTGGGCCGCGAGGCCGACGACGCCCGCAGCGAACGGGTACGACCAGAGGTAGCCACCCCACTGGCCGAACAGTACCCCGACGCCGGCGGCGCCGTAGGCGAACACCGGCGCACCGACGACGCCGGCGAGGATGTACAGCACCATCGAGGACGCCCCCCAGACGGGGCCGAGAAACGCGCCGGCGAGGAAGACGCCGAGCACCTGCAGCGTGAACGGGACCGACGTCACCGGAAGCTGGAACGACACGTACGCGAACACGCCCGTGAGCGCCGCGAACAGCGCCGCGCGGGCGAGGTTGCCAACGACCGCGTCGCCGACGAGGTCGACCTGCCGAGTGTCCGTGCTCATCGTCCGCTCGTAAACCGAGCGGTGAGTAAGGGTTTACGGAGTTCCGGTGACCCACGCGCTGGGGAGCGGACCCCGCCCGTGGAAGCCCGTCGAACCGTCTCAGCGGTCGACGTCGCCCATGATCGGGTCGAGGCTGCCGAGCGTGGCGATCAGGTCGGGCACGTACTCGCCCCGGGACATCTCGGGCAGGGCCTGCAAGTTCGAGAACGACGGACCCCGGATCTTGAACCGCGCCGGCTCGTCCGTCCCGTCCGCGCGGATGTAGATGCCGAGTTCGCCCTTCGCGGCCTCGACTGCACGGTACACCTCCGTGTCGTCCTCCGGTTTCAGCGTCCGAGGGACGTTCGCCTGGATCTCGCGGTCGTCCTCGGGCCAGTCCTCGAGCAGGTCGACGCACTGCTCGACGATCCGGGCGGACTCCTCCAGTTCCCGAAGCCGGACGAGCAGGCGGGCGAAGTTGTCGCAGCCGTCCTCGGTAACGACGTTCCAGTCGAGCTGGTCGTAGTAGCCGTACGGGTCGTCCCGGCGCAGGTCGTAGTCGACGCCCGACGCACGGGCGACCGGGCCGGTACAGCCGTACGACCTCGCCGTTTCGGGGCCCAGCCGACCGGTGTCGAGCGTTCGGATCTGGACGGCCTCGTTGGCCGTCAGGAGTTCATGGAACTCGGCGAGACGCTCAGGCAGGTCGTCCGTGAACGACAGGACCTTCCCGTTGTACTCCTCGCGAGGCTCGGGGAGGTCCCAGACGACGCCCCCGAGCCGGAAGTAGTTGAACATCAGCCGCTGGCCAGTCAGGTCCTCCAGCAGGTCCTGTACCCGCTCGCGCTCGGTAATCGCGTACATGAACGTCGCCGAGAACTCCCCCGTGACGTCCAGGGCGTAGGTGCCGACCGCGAGCAGGTGCGCGAGGATACGCGACAGTTCGGCGCTCATCGTGCGGACGACCTGCGCGTACTCGGGGACGTCGATGTCGGCGAGGTCCTCGGCGACGCGCGCGTACGCCCACTCGTTCAGCAGGCCGGCCCCGCTCCAGTCCCATCGGTCGGGGTACGGCATGATCTGGTGGCGGTACGTGCCGTTCTG belongs to Halorarum halophilum and includes:
- a CDS encoding energy-coupling factor transporter transmembrane component T family protein codes for the protein MLAYASGETLVHRLDPRTKLGVQVAFVAAAFVHTTPLGLLVLTVLVLGVLGAAGLRPRTAFREVRVVVPFLAAGPIIEAARFGSPWLDLGDAVAPALASYRTLLLLALALTYVRTTPVRHSEAAVAWAIPGRVGRLAALGVGLVFRFLPLLQADVARAREASSARLGTERPLRDRVRLVAAAGLGRALGRADRLAVAMRARCLSWDPTRPDLRPGRADLVGGALAAALVGWAFAPGLVGLLSAP
- a CDS encoding energy-coupling factor ABC transporter ATP-binding protein; this translates as MISVRGVTHRYGGAVALDDVSLSIPDGEFLVLAGANGSGKTTLVRHFNGLLAPDEGEVVVDGTAVGSDLVAARTAVGMVFQDPRDSFVAATVGADVAFGPENLGLPRAEIDARVADALEAVGLSGREDERVDRLSGGERERVAIAGALAMHPNHLVLDEPFTGLDEPARRSVLSRLDDLRAGGTGVVVVTHDLRDVFDRADRLVVLSNGRVTVDGPPAEVRDALADLPVRVPD
- a CDS encoding biotin transporter BioY gives rise to the protein MSTDTRQVDLVGDAVVGNLARAALFAALTGVFAYVSFQLPVTSVPFTLQVLGVFLAGAFLGPVWGASSMVLYILAGVVGAPVFAYGAAGVGVLFGQWGGYLWSYPFAAGVVGLAAHGVGDLVDPAEVGLPRLVGGMVAATLVVYTFGTVGYAVVGDVGLVTALLAAAVPFVPAELVKMAATIGVVRSDAVVAR
- a CDS encoding NADH-quinone oxidoreductase subunit D, with translation MSAQSSRPDPRSARAADELADLLGEHVLAREEHRNAPGFVVRPDAVQDVLSILKAEAGFDHLSCVTAQEYEDRYESIYHLKKYDDPTREVSVVVPTDREDPISQSAEPVFRTADWHEREAYDLVGIEYDDHPDLRRILLPETWQGHPLSRDYDQNCPQVVTHTEHANPLADDARGEGDSDTMFLNIGPHHPATHGVLHLEVTLDGEQVVDVDPDIGYIHRCEEQMCQNGTYRHQIMPYPDRWDWSGAGLLNEWAYARVAEDLADIDVPEYAQVVRTMSAELSRILAHLLAVGTYALDVTGEFSATFMYAITERERVQDLLEDLTGQRLMFNYFRLGGVVWDLPEPREEYNGKVLSFTDDLPERLAEFHELLTANEAVQIRTLDTGRLGPETARSYGCTGPVARASGVDYDLRRDDPYGYYDQLDWNVVTEDGCDNFARLLVRLRELEESARIVEQCVDLLEDWPEDDREIQANVPRTLKPEDDTEVYRAVEAAKGELGIYIRADGTDEPARFKIRGPSFSNLQALPEMSRGEYVPDLIATLGSLDPIMGDVDR